One window from the genome of Diospyros lotus cultivar Yz01 chromosome 11, ASM1463336v1, whole genome shotgun sequence encodes:
- the LOC127812619 gene encoding F-box/FBD/LRR-repeat protein At1g13570-like: protein MQKGCVKKIQGSTSDMISCLPGNVIEKILTCMPIHDAVRTSILSRKWRYAWVTLPHLVFDDAFCRESRRTPKDKLMMTIYQVLLLHQGPILKFKLSLSKLESCAEIDQLLLSISNNGIQELILNIWRGGPYKLPSSIFSYLQLKHLKLHDCLFNPPPTFKGFSKLLILELEYVSITSEVFSSLISTCPLLEELNLVICTSCAYLEIIAPNLKCLYFEGGFSSICFKNTPNLARVSINLYDLMNGEEISKWVTLFAGLPVIEFLQLNCCCYKLSPVGGVPKKLPTKLSHLKILKLYTMCMEDANVVSSILCLIRSSPNLEKIAIWACTDEVEVDEPVLKLLEEQGWWDISLNRLREVELQPASSTGFELEFIKVLLATSPALEKMVIEPSSLMDLERYRFLKEVTQFRRLSPLAEVSYESPFDS, encoded by the exons ATGCAGAAAGGTTGTGTGAAGAAAATACAAGGCTCAACTTCAGACATGATTAGTTGCCTTCCTGGCAACGTGATAGAAAAAATTCTAACGTGCATGCCAATACACGATGCGGTGAGGACAAGTATTTTGTCAAGGAAATGGAGATATGCCTGGGTTACACTTCCCCATCTTGTATTTGATGACGCATTCTGCAGAGAATCGAGGAGAACTCCAAAAGATAAGCTTATGATGACTATTTATCAAGTTCTATTACTTCACCAAGGACCAATACTCAAGTTCAAATTATCCTTATCTAAGTTGGAAAGTTGTGCTGAGATTGATCAGTTGCTACTTTCTATATCAAACAATGGTATCCAAGAATTGATCTTGAATATTTGGAGAGGTGGACCTTATAAATTGCCgtcctcaattttttcataccTACAGCTTAAACATTTGAAGCTACATGATTGCTTGTTCAATCCCCCTCCTACATTTAAAGGATTTAGCAAGCTCCTTATTCTTGAGCTTGAGTATGTTTCCATTACTTCTGAGGTTTTCTCTAGTTTGATTTCCACTTGTCCACTACTTGAAGAGCTGAATCTTGTAATTTGCACCAGCTGTGCTTACCTTGAAATTATTGCCCCTAATCTTAAGTGCTTATATTTTGAAGGCGGTTTCAGTTctatatgtttcaaaaataCCCCTAACCTTGCTAGAGTTTCAATTAATTTGTACGATCTCATGAATGGGGAAGAAATATCCAAGTGGGTCACACTTTTTGCTGGTCTACCTGTCATTGAATTTTTGCAGTTGAATTGTTGTTGTTACAAG TTGTCTCCTGTAGGTGGCGTACCAAAAAAGCTTCCAACTAAGTTGAGCCATCTTAAGATTCTCAAGTTGTATACTATGTGTATGGAGGACGCCAATGTGGTCTCAAGTATTCTTTGCTTAATTAGAAGCTCCCCAAACTTGGAAAAAATTGCAATTTGG GCATGTACTGATGAAGTTGAAGTTGATGAACCTGTTCTAAAACTTTTAGAAGAGCAAGGATGGTGGGACATCTCTTTAAATCGGCTTCGGGAAGTGGAATTGCAACCGGCATCCAGCACAGGGTTTGAATTGGAGTTTATTAAGGTTCTATTAGCCACATCACCTGCCCTGGAGAAAATGGTTATTGAGCCAAGTTCATTGATGGATCTGGAAAGATATAGATTCTTGAAGGAGGTGACACAATTTAGGCGCTTATCACCTCTAGCAGAAGTCTCTTATGAAAGTCCATTTGATTCTTGA